The Dehalococcoidia bacterium genome includes the window GCATAGCGGTACCCCTGGCCATAGCCCAACCCTTTCATCATAGGGGTAACAGGGTTGCGCAGATGCAGGGGCACAGGGTCCTGGCGCGTGCGCAAAACATCCTTCCGCGCCTTCTGGAGGGCTTTGTAGGCGGAGTTGGACTTGGGGGCCGTGGCGAGGTAGATGGTGGTCTCGGCCAGGGGAATGGCCCCTTCGGGGAGGCCCACGAAGTGCACCGCTTGCTGGCAGGCCACGGCGATGCAGAGGGCGTGGGGGTCGGCCAGGCCGATGTCCTCGGCCGCTAGGATGATGAGCCTGCGGGCGATGAACAGGGGGTCCTCCCCAGCCTCCAGCATGCGCGCCAACCAGTAGATGGCTCCGTCGGGGTCCGAGCCCCGCACCGCCTTGATGAAGGCGGAGATAGTGTCATAGTGCTGATCGCCCGCCCGGTCATACTGGAGGGCGCGCCGTTGCAGGGCCTCTTCCATAAGGGCGAGGGTGATGCGCCGCCGGCCATCGGGGCCCGCAGAGGCGGTGGTGGCGGCCAGTTCGACGGCGTTCAGCGCCACGCGGGCATCGCCACTGGCTGTGGTCAACAGGAGGTCCCATGCCTCATCGTCTATGGACACCTGCAGCGCCCCTAAACCCCTTTCGGTGTCGTCCAAAGCCCGTTGGACGATAAGGCGCACCTGGTGGTCGGTGAGGGGCTGGAGGGTGAACACACGACAGCGGGAAAGGAGGGGGGCGATGACCTCAAAGGAGGGGTTCTCGGTGGTTGCCCCGATGAGGGTAATGGTGCCGTTCTCCACGTAGGGGAGGATGGCGTCCTGCTGGGCCTTGTTGAAGCGGTGTATTTCGTCGATGAATAGGATAGTGCGCTGGCTGTAGAGTTTGCGCCGCTCTTGGGCCTGCTCCACAATGCGGCGCAGGTCCGCCACCCCTGCCGACACCGCCGAGAGGGCCTCGAAGTGGGACTTGGTCAGGCGGGCGATGAGGTGGGCCAGGGTGGTTTTGCCCGAGCCGGGCGGCCCCCAGAGGAGCATGGAGGGGACAGCATCCTGTTCTATCAGGCGGCGGAGAAGACGCCCCGGGCCGAGGAGGTGCTCTTGGCCGACGAACTCATCCCATGTGCGGGGGCGCATGCGCGCTGCCAAGGGGGCTTCCCGCTCTTGGATACGTTGGTGGGCCGAGGCGAAAAGGTCTGCCACCGCTCTCCCCTCCTGCACGGTCTACAACCGTGCGCCACACCCCTCCCCTCACACTTGTAAGGCGACGGCCCAATGGTCGTCGGCGGTCAGAGTGAGGTCTGGGGTGCCCAACAGCCAGGGGTTGGCCTCCAGGCGAGTGCTCCCGCAGGCGGGGCAAGCACGCTCGCCCCGATCCGTGGGGAAACGGGGGAAGATGTGGCCGCAGGAAAGACAGCGCAACCGCTCCACCATGCTGCTGGAAGGGCGTGCATCTTTAGTGTAACATACATGCCAATCCTGTTCGGCGGGCTTGGGGCTGCCCTGGTGTGGGAGGTGCGATGACGAGCCTCCCCTCGATCGTAGAAATTGTGGTGGCGGTGGCGGCGGCGTTCCTTTTTGGGGGGATTGCGCAGCGTCTGGGCCAGCCCCCCGTGTTGGGCTACATCCTGGCGGGCGTGGCTGTCGGCCCCTATGGCACTGGCCTCATAAAAGACCCCTTCCACATTGCCCTCCTGGCCCAGTTGGGTGTGGCCTTCCTTATGTTCCAAGCGGGGTCGGAACTGTCCCTGTCCCACCTGCGACGGATGAGCCATTTCGCCTTGTTGGGGCCCCTTCTGCAGTTGGCGTTGACTGTTCCCCTAATTGTGGTGGCGGGGCTCATGGGGATGCCCTGGGCCCAGGCGGTGTACTTGGGGCTCATTTTGTCCCTCTCCAGCACCACGATGGTCATCAAACTCCTCTCCCAGAGGGGGGAAATGGACACCCTCCACGGGCGTTTGGCCCTGCCCTTCAGCATTGTGCAAGACCTGCCCATTCCCTTGGCGTTGGTGGTGGTGTCGGCGGTGGGGGCAGGGCAGGGAGGGGGAGGGCTCCCCGTGGTGCTGGCGATGGGGAAGGCGGTGGCTTTCGTGCTGGTGGTGTATGGCTTGGGAGCGCAGGTGGTGCCTGCTTTGTTTCGCCGGGTGGCCCGCTGGGGGCGGGAGTTGCTCCTCCTGGCGGCCGTGGCTTTGGCCCTGGGTATGGCCTATGTCACCAACATGCTGGGGGTTTCCATGGCCCTGGGGGCTTTTGTGGCCGGCCTCTTATTGTCCGAGACCGAGGTGAGCCGACGCGTGCTCAAGGAGGTCTCGCCCGTCTCCGATATCTTTGTTACCTTCTTCTTCCTGTCGGTGGGGATGTTGTTGGACATCCCCTTTGTGCGGAGCCATTTGGGGGGTGTGGGGTTGGTGGTGGGGCTGGTGGTGGTGGTGAAGACCCTTATCATCCTAGCGGTAGGGGTGGTTTTTGGCTTCCGGGGGCGCACGGTGGTGCTGATGGCTTTGCTGCTGGCGCAGATCGGGGAGGAGGCCTTCCTGTTGGCCCAAACGGGGCTGGCCGTGGGGTTCCTGACCAGCGACGTCTACTCCCTTGTGCTGGCGGGGGCGGTGCTGTCCATTATGGTCAACCCCGCGCTGGTGTGGGCTGGGGATGGGTTGACCCGAAGCCTGCGGCGTCTGCCGTGGGTAGGGGGCATATTCCGGGAGCCGCGGCGGGCCTTGGGGCAGACGAATGCCTTCGCCAAGGGGCTTGTGGGGCACACCATCATATGTGGCTATGGGCAAGTGGGCGAGGAGACCGCTCAAGCCTTGGAGCGCAGGGGGTTTCCCTATGTAGTGATTGATCTTGATAGGGAGCGGTTGCGTCCTCTGCAGAAGCAGGGGGTGCCCTGCATTGTGGGGGATGCGGCCGATCCGGCTGTGCTGGAGCAGGCGGGCCTCGCCCACGCCGCAGCCGTGGCCATTACCTTCCCCGAGCCGCGGAGTGTGGAGCGGGTGGTGCGGGCGGTGCGGGGGATGCGCCAGGGGGTGGAAATTATCGCCCGCGCCAGCGGCACCGCCGAGGAGGTGGTGGAGACCCTCCGCGAGGCGGGGGCCAGCGAAGTGATACACCCCAGTTTTGAGGCCAGCCTGGGGTTCGTGCGCAGTGTGTTGCGGGCGGTGGGGGTGCCCCCTCGGGAGGTGGAGCGGTTCGTTTTGGTGCGGCGCGTCCACTTCTATGGCTAGGCCCAGCGCAGGAGGATGTTTGCCAGGGCCTCTGCCTGTGTGAGCGGCGCCGCATGGCCGGCATCCATCTCCACCACCTCCGCCTGGAGCCGCTGGGCACTGGCCCGTTGCAGGGGTGGGGGATAAAAGCGGTCGCGCGTCAGAAGGATGTAGGAGACGGGGCAGGGAACCTTCAACGCCTCGGCGGGGAGGGGGTGGGCAAAGGGGGCAAGGGGGAAAGGCGTCAGACGCTTCAGGAGAAACGCCCCCATCGTTGGATAGTCCATATCGGATGCTAACACGCGCCGCACAAACTCCCGATGGAGGCGCAGGTAGCCCTTGGGAGCGGGCAGAAGGCGTTGGCCCCGCAAGGCCAGACGCACGGCAGGGGGGAGGGCCTGCAGGGGGGCCTGGCCCGCCGGGGGCACCACCCCCGCTACCAGCACCAGACGGCTGGGGGGTTCTTTGAGGAGGGGCACCGCTAAAAGGGTAAGGCCGGCAGTCAAACCGTGGGCGACCACGATGGGCTTACGCAGTCCTTCACGAACGGCGGCGTCGGCTAACGCTTGGGCATACCCCTGGGCGGTGAGGCTCTGGGAGGGGTCGGCACATACACGGCTCCCGTGGCCGGGCAAGTCGGGGAGGGCCACGCGCCACGCCGTAAAAAGGGGATGGCGCACCGCCTCCCGTCGGCGGCGGGCGTCCTCCAAGTAACCCCACACCTTTTCCCACTCCCACTGGCCGTGTCCAGCCTCGTGCACCAGCAGGAAGTCGGCCATAAACCCTTCACCTCCGCTCATAGAGGCCTAAAACGGTGCGCACCGCCCGCACCAGAGCCTCCTCCTCATCGGGGAGCACGGTGCGGGGGTCGAGCACGACCCGCTCGTTCTGGATGCGGGCGATGACGGGGGGGCGCTGGTGGCGCAAGCGTCGGGCCAGTTCCTGTGCCCCCCCTGGGATGGCCTCGGCCGATAGAGCCACCAGCCATGTGGGCAGGGTCTCCCCAGGGAGGCTTCCGCCCCCCAAAGTGGATTCCCCCCGGCACACCTGGGCAGCGGCGCCGAAGGCCTTTTGCCAGGCATGCGCCTGCTCTTCCAGGCTCTGCAAGGGGCGCGCCACCATCTGCCAGATGGGGATGCGCTGCACTGCCTCCCCTTTGAGGTAGTGCAGCAGTGTTGCCGATAGGCCGGCCAGGCTGACCTTGTCTATGCGCACCGCCCGCGCCAGGGGGTGGCGTGCCAGGAGGCGCACCCACTGCTTTTTCCCCACCACTAAGCCTGCCTGAGGGCCCCCCAGCAGTTTATCCCCCGAGAAGAACACCAGGTCTGCCCCGGCGCGAATACTCTCTTGGGGCATTGGTTCGTGGGCCAGGCCGAAGGCCTCGGTAGGGAGCAGGCATCCGCTCCCCAGGTCGTGTAACACGGGGATGCCCCGGGCCTGCCCCAGGGCCACCAACTCCTCCAGGGAGGGTTCGTGCACAAACCCCAGCAGGCGAAAGTTGGAGCGATGCACCCGCAAAAGGGCAGCCGTGGCGGGCGTCAGGGCGCTCTCATAGTCGGACAGGTAGGTGCGATTGGTGGTGCCCACTTCAACGAGCGTGGCCCCGGACTGGCGGAGCACCGCGGGGATGCGGAAGCCCCCGCCGATCTCCACCGCCTCACTACGGGAGACGATGACCTCCTTCCCCGGTGCCACAGCCGCCAGCCCCAGGAGCACGGCGCTGGCGTTGTTGTTCACCACCAGGGCATCCTCGGCACCCGTCAAAGTGCATAAGAGGTGGCGCACATGCTCCTGGCGACTGCCCCGCTCCCCTTCCTCGATATCCATCTCCAGATCGCTGTACCCCCGGGCGACATCGTGCATGGCCTGAATCGCCTCGGGGGAGAGGGGGGCCCGCCCGAGATTGGTGTGCAGGATGACGCCCGTGGCGTTGATCACAGGGCGGGGGCCGACACGCCAGCGCTGCTCTGCTAGGGAAGCTACCCGCTCCGCCAGAGTGTCTAGCGGGGGTGGGGGCTGACCCTGGCCGATGCCTTTGCGGGCCTCCTCCACCACAAGACGCACCAGCCCCACAACCGCCTCCCGCTGGTACTGCGCCACCAGGGCCTGCACAAAGGGGTGGCCCATGAGGCGATCCACGCTGGGGAGGGAGCGCAGGGCCTCACTCACGGCGCACTGGGGATTTGGGGACGCCCTTCACTCTTTGTCTTTGGGGGTGGTGGAGCGGCGTATCTGCTCCACATCACGGCTCAGGTCGGCCTGCCGACGGGCAAGATAGAGGAGGTATCCGAAAAAGACTATCCACACCAGGGCGAAAGCCACGAAAAGATAGGGCAAGGCCGATTGCCCAGGGGCTTGCTGTGGTGGGGAAAAAACCTTGAGCCACCCAATAGGGACAAGCCCCCCGACAATGCTCATGGGCATTCTAGGACGCAACGGCATGGCGCACCTTCTCGACCGCCTCCTCCAGGAGGCGCAGGCGGTAACGGTAGACCAATGTGGAGATATACAACAGGGTGAAGGCGAGCATGGAGGCCATGAGGGTCAGGAACATCGGGCGTTCCACGGCGCCCTCCTCCGCGGCGGGGCCAACCACCAGCTCGGGGTGCACATCCCGCCACAACTCCACGGAGAAGTAGATGAGAGGGACGTTCAGGAAGCCCAAGATGCCCAGCACGGCAGCGAAGCGTGCCCCTTGCGTGCCCGTAGGGGCATACGCCCGCAGGAGCAGGTAGCCCACGTAGATGAGCCACAGGATGAGGGAAGTGGTCAGACGGGGCGACCATGTCCACCACACGCCCCATACGGGTTTGGCCCATAGGGAGCCCGACGCCAGCATCAAAGCCCCCAGCACCACGCCGATTTCGGCGCTGGCATAGGCCAGGTGATCCCAACGGGGATTGCCCCGCCACAGGTAGGCGATGCTGGCCACACAGACAACCCCGAACGCCAAGAAGGCCGTCCACGCCAAGGGCACATGGATGTAGAAGATGCGCTGGACGACCCCCATCGTGGCGTCGGTGGGGGCCCACAAAAATACCAAAGCAAGGCTCCCGATAAAGGCCACCCCCGACACCCCTATCAGGGCCCTCGTGCCCCACCCCACACCCGGGCGCAACGCAGGAGTGGCTGCACCGGCCATAGGTTCCTCCTCTGGGGGGCTACTCCCCCAGCACGAAGTCAAACAGTGCCCCGCCTACGATCAGATAG containing:
- the selA gene encoding L-seryl-tRNA(Sec) selenium transferase, with product MSEALRSLPSVDRLMGHPFVQALVAQYQREAVVGLVRLVVEEARKGIGQGQPPPPLDTLAERVASLAEQRWRVGPRPVINATGVILHTNLGRAPLSPEAIQAMHDVARGYSDLEMDIEEGERGSRQEHVRHLLCTLTGAEDALVVNNNASAVLLGLAAVAPGKEVIVSRSEAVEIGGGFRIPAVLRQSGATLVEVGTTNRTYLSDYESALTPATAALLRVHRSNFRLLGFVHEPSLEELVALGQARGIPVLHDLGSGCLLPTEAFGLAHEPMPQESIRAGADLVFFSGDKLLGGPQAGLVVGKKQWVRLLARHPLARAVRIDKVSLAGLSATLLHYLKGEAVQRIPIWQMVARPLQSLEEQAHAWQKAFGAAAQVCRGESTLGGGSLPGETLPTWLVALSAEAIPGGAQELARRLRHQRPPVIARIQNERVVLDPRTVLPDEEEALVRAVRTVLGLYERR
- a CDS encoding replication-associated recombination protein A, with product MADLFASAHQRIQEREAPLAARMRPRTWDEFVGQEHLLGPGRLLRRLIEQDAVPSMLLWGPPGSGKTTLAHLIARLTKSHFEALSAVSAGVADLRRIVEQAQERRKLYSQRTILFIDEIHRFNKAQQDAILPYVENGTITLIGATTENPSFEVIAPLLSRCRVFTLQPLTDHQVRLIVQRALDDTERGLGALQVSIDDEAWDLLLTTASGDARVALNAVELAATTASAGPDGRRRITLALMEEALQRRALQYDRAGDQHYDTISAFIKAVRGSDPDGAIYWLARMLEAGEDPLFIARRLIILAAEDIGLADPHALCIAVACQQAVHFVGLPEGAIPLAETTIYLATAPKSNSAYKALQKARKDVLRTRQDPVPLHLRNPVTPMMKGLGYGQGYRYAHEYPGHFVVQDYLPPSVQGRRYYEPTEQGAEREAAERLRRWWGDHKGKAQG
- a CDS encoding cation:proton antiporter, whose protein sequence is MTSLPSIVEIVVAVAAAFLFGGIAQRLGQPPVLGYILAGVAVGPYGTGLIKDPFHIALLAQLGVAFLMFQAGSELSLSHLRRMSHFALLGPLLQLALTVPLIVVAGLMGMPWAQAVYLGLILSLSSTTMVIKLLSQRGEMDTLHGRLALPFSIVQDLPIPLALVVVSAVGAGQGGGGLPVVLAMGKAVAFVLVVYGLGAQVVPALFRRVARWGRELLLLAAVALALGMAYVTNMLGVSMALGAFVAGLLLSETEVSRRVLKEVSPVSDIFVTFFFLSVGMLLDIPFVRSHLGGVGLVVGLVVVVKTLIILAVGVVFGFRGRTVVLMALLLAQIGEEAFLLAQTGLAVGFLTSDVYSLVLAGAVLSIMVNPALVWAGDGLTRSLRRLPWVGGIFREPRRALGQTNAFAKGLVGHTIICGYGQVGEETAQALERRGFPYVVIDLDRERLRPLQKQGVPCIVGDAADPAVLEQAGLAHAAAVAITFPEPRSVERVVRAVRGMRQGVEIIARASGTAEEVVETLREAGASEVIHPSFEASLGFVRSVLRAVGVPPREVERFVLVRRVHFYG
- a CDS encoding CcmD family protein, giving the protein MPLRPRMPMSIVGGLVPIGWLKVFSPPQQAPGQSALPYLFVAFALVWIVFFGYLLYLARRQADLSRDVEQIRRSTTPKDKE
- a CDS encoding hydrogenase maturation nickel metallochaperone HypA, which gives rise to MVERLRCLSCGHIFPRFPTDRGERACPACGSTRLEANPWLLGTPDLTLTADDHWAVALQV
- a CDS encoding cytochrome c biogenesis protein → MAGAATPALRPGVGWGTRALIGVSGVAFIGSLALVFLWAPTDATMGVVQRIFYIHVPLAWTAFLAFGVVCVASIAYLWRGNPRWDHLAYASAEIGVVLGALMLASGSLWAKPVWGVWWTWSPRLTTSLILWLIYVGYLLLRAYAPTGTQGARFAAVLGILGFLNVPLIYFSVELWRDVHPELVVGPAAEEGAVERPMFLTLMASMLAFTLLYISTLVYRYRLRLLEEAVEKVRHAVAS
- a CDS encoding alpha/beta hydrolase; translation: MADFLLVHEAGHGQWEWEKVWGYLEDARRRREAVRHPLFTAWRVALPDLPGHGSRVCADPSQSLTAQGYAQALADAAVREGLRKPIVVAHGLTAGLTLLAVPLLKEPPSRLVLVAGVVPPAGQAPLQALPPAVRLALRGQRLLPAPKGYLRLHREFVRRVLASDMDYPTMGAFLLKRLTPFPLAPFAHPLPAEALKVPCPVSYILLTRDRFYPPPLQRASAQRLQAEVVEMDAGHAAPLTQAEALANILLRWA